TCAGCGCCGCCGGCCATGGCAAGGCGCAGACCGTCGCCGGTCCCGGCCGGCGACGTCGCGGAAATGGAACCCGCGGCTTCAGGAAAGAAACGCTTGCGAAGCTCGGCATCATGGGAAAATCCCCCGGTCGCGAGCACGACGCCTCTGTGCGCGGCGATCGACCGGGCGCCGGATGGGCCTTTGATCCGCACGCCGCAGACGGCATCGCCGTCGATCAGCAACTGCTCGACGCTGGTGCCAAACAGGATGTCGACGTTTCGTGCGAGCAGCGAAACGTAGAGGCGCGCCGCCAGCGCGTTGCCGAGATGCAGCGTGGTGCCCCGGGGGGCGCGGAGCCGCTGCAGGGCATATTGCGAAATCAGGCGCAGCGAACGCAGGGTGGAACGAAGCGAACGCCCGATCTTGCGCAGGTGCGGAATGTCGAGCCGATTGACCATCATGCCGCCGAACAGCGTGAATTCCGGCAATGGCGGACGCAGCCGCCCGAACTTCTCCCCCAGCCTTGCGCCGTCGAAGCTGACGGGCTCGAGCACGCGGCCTCCGGCCGTGGCGCCCGGCTTGTCCGGATAATAGTCGGGATAGACCTTCACCGGCTGCAGCCGGATTTCGGTGTTCGTTTCGAGATATTCGATCGCCTCCGGGCCGCGCGAAAGAAAGGTCTCCCGCAGCTCGGCGTTTTCGATTTCGGGGACGGTGCTGACGAGATAGTCGGCGGCATCGGACCGACTGTCCGGCAAGCCTGCCCGCTTCATCAGGGCATTATCAGGGATCCAGATCATCCCGCCCGACCACGCCGTCGTTCCCCCGACAAATTCGGTCTTCTCGATCAGGAGAACGCTCAGCCCCTCCGCGGCGGCGACAGCCGCGGCCGTCATGCCACCGGCGCCGGCGCCAATAACGATAACATCGTAGGCGTCGGAAGCCGGCATCATGCTTGGACCGCGCAGTTGAAGATGCAGCTAGTCGACCTTGCCTTCGTCGGTGACCGGCGATGTGATCACCAGAAACACCAAATCGACCAGGCCCGAATTCGAGATGGCATGCTCGACGCCGGGCGGCAGGAAGATGAAATCGTGCTTGCGCACGACGTGGTTCTTGCCGGCGATTTCCATCAGCCCTTCGCCTTCGAGCACGTGATAGATCTGCTCCTGAACCCGATGCTTGTGCCTCGCGACATGCGCCATCGGCTGATACATCGAAATCCGGTAGTCGAGGTGACGCGAGCCCGCCGTCTCCGGCATCACCAGAGGCTTCGACAGGGCGCCGCCGAAGTGATTGGGAAATTCGCGCCAGGGTACTTCGGCGATGTTGCGGATGAAGGCGCCGCTACTTTCTGAGGCCATGGTCGTAATTCCTCCTCCAGGATCAGGCGATCAGCGCGCCCCCATCGATATAGACGATCGACCCCGTCGCAAAGCCGATCGTCATGAACGCCAGGATCTGGCGCGCGATATCCTCACCGACGCCGACACGCCCGACCGGCAGGCCGGCCGCCGTCTTCGCAAGCATGTCGCGGCGCGCTTCTTCCGGCATCGCGGCGCGGATCGGCGTATCGATAATCCCCGGCGAGACGGCATTGACCCGCACCGGCGCGAGCTCGAGCGCGAGGCTCCGGGCCAGCGATTCGATCGCGCCATTGGCGGCACCGACAATAGCGGAGTTCGGCCGTGGACGGACACTCAGGAATCCCGAGACCAGCGTCAGCGATCCGCCGGGGCGGATGTCGGCCGATCGAGCCACGCGCCAGGCGCCCCAGAACTTGCCTTCCATGGTGGCGCGCACGTCTTCCATCGCGACCGTTTTGAACGGGCCGGTACGAAGCTGCGCCGCCGTGACGACGACGTGGTCGATCTGGCCGCAGGCGCGGAAAAGGCTGGCGACGCTCTCGTCACTGGTGACATCCGCCGGGATCGCCTTCATCCCTGATTTTTCCGCAACCGCATTGAGGCGGTCGGCATTACGGGAGGCAATGATGACATCGGCGCCTTCCCGCTTGGCGAGTTCGGCGGTCGCAAGACCGATACCGGACGAACCGCCGACGACGACGACCTTCTTGCCTGCAAGTAACATGCTGTTTCCTCGATGTTATGTTGTTGGCGGGATAGAGAGCCGCATCGGCGCGGGTTTCGATCAGGTCGGATCGAATCGCGTCCCGATGCCCGGCTTGCTTCGGCCGAGACCCGGAAGCTCCCAGATACCGGCGCCGGCGGGGTTGATGTCGGCGGCGATATCGACGTCGATCAGATAGGGCTTGTTGGCGGCGATGCCCTTGCGGATGGCTTCGCCGATATCGCCGGCGCGATCGACGCGGACGCCTTCGACGCCGCAGGAGCGCGCCATGGCGGCGAAATCCGGATTGTAACGCGCGCCAGTGGTCGGATCGTGGAAGTCGGTGGCGAGTTCGCGGCCGCCGAGATAGCCGCGCTGCAGGCCACGAATCGAGGCATAGGCGTAGTTGTTCCAGACCACCCAGACCACCGGCAGATTATATTCGACCGCCGTTCCCAGCACATTGGCATGCATGAAAAACGCGCCGTCGCCGCACACCGATACGCAGGGCCGGTCGGGGGCCGCGAACTTCGCGCCCATCACGCCGGCAACGCCAAAGCCCATCGGACCGAACCCCATCGAACCGATCAGCGAGTCCGGCCGTTTCGGCTTGCAGAAACTCAAGAGCCAGTTGTGGTGGACACCGATGTCGGAGACCAGGATCGCGTCTTCCGGCAGCGCCTTGTCGATCTCGAGCGCTGCGCGCTGCGGATTGATCGGCGTGGTGTCGTCGGAAAAACCGGGAGCGACGAACTTGTCCCATTCCTGGCGATAGGTGTCGATCTGCGCCAGCCATTTCTTGCGGGCATCGGCGCGCTTGGCGAGGTCGGCGCGGCGGTCGAGTTCGACATGAACCTGCCGCAAGAAGGTGCGCACATCGGCCATCAGGCCGAGCGCGACCGGATAATTGCGGCCGATCTCGTCGGGATCGATGTCGACGTGGATCAGCCGGGTCGGCGGAATGTTGAAGGAATAACCCGGGATCCAGGAACTCGAGGTGCGATCGTCGAAGCGCATCCCCATCGCCAGCAACACGTCGGCCTGGCGCGTCGCATGATTGGCCTGGTAATGGCCGGCGCGCGCGACGAGACCGAGCGCCAGCGGATGATTGCAGTCGATGGCGCCGAGGCCCGAGGCGGACGCCGCTACCGGAATCTGCAGCCGCTCCGCGAGCTTCAGCAATTCCTCGGCCGCGCCGCCATAGCGCACGCCCTGGCCGACGATCATGACCGGCCGTTCGGCGCCGAGCAGCATGTCGACTGCCTTCACCACGCCTTCGGGATCGGCGCCGCAGCGGCTCGAAATATTGCCGTTCCAGGCCTTCGCATTCGGCGCCTCTTCGGCAGCCGATTCCATGAAGACGTCGAAGGGAACATCCAGCACCACCGGCCCCGGACGGCCCGTCGTCATGGTCTTCCATGCCTGCCGCACAGCGAGCGGCACCATCTCGCCGCGCGTCGGCTGGAACACCTTCTTGCAATAGGACCGCACCGTGGAGGGAAAGTCGGCCTGATAATGCCGGTACAATTCCTGGAACGCGCCGCGGTTGAACTGGCTGGTCGGCACGTTGCCGGTCACCGCCAGGAACGGCACCGAATCGAGAAACGCATTGCCGAGCGAGATCGGCAGGTTCGCCGAGCCGGGGCCGCAGGAGGTGAAGGTGGCGGTCGGCCGGCCCGAAACACGGTAATAGACGTCCGCCATGAAGCCGGCGACGCTCTCGTGATGCACCGAGATGGTCTTGAGTTCGTCGGAGCGCTCATAGAGCGCGTCGATGAACTGGATATTGCCGTGACCGCACAGCCCGAACACCTGCGGCACTTTTTCCTGGATCAGATAATCGACGATAACCTGGGCGCCATTGAGCGTATTACCTGCCGCCATTGCCTTACTCTCCTGCTCGCTCAACTACCCATGCCTGCGGCTCGTCTCCGACATTGCCGCCCGGCGCGCGAAACCTATTTCTCATAATACTGTACGTCAATTGATATTGTGGTATGCTCGCCGTCGACGCTGAAGAGGAAGATCAGGGCGCTGTTCAGCCGTTCCGATGGCCTGATAGAGTGCGGCACCGTCGCGTGGAGATGAAATCTGTGAGACCGCGTACCAAGCCGAAGGCCAATGAAAAGCCAGCAAGCCCGCGCAAGGCTGCGATCGCCAAGCTGGTGAAACCTCCGCAGGCCGATATCGACGACGACGCGGACGACCGCCAGCGCGGCGGTGGCGTTCAGTCGCTCGGCCGCGCCTTCGCCATCCTCGAGGAAGTCGCGCGTCATCGTGACGGGATCGGGCTGGCAGACCTGAGCAAGCTGGTTGGCCTGCACAACTCCACCACGTTTCACCTTGCCAAGACCATGGTGTCGCTCGGCTATATCCGCCAGGAAAAGGATTCCAAACGCTACCGCGTCGGCCGGCCGCTGTTTGCACTGGCGGCGAGCGCGCTCGATGAAATCGAGATGGTGAATGTCGCCACACCGGTGCTCGAAGACCTTTCGCGCGAAACCGAAGAAAGTGCCCATTTTGCGGTGCGAATGGGCGATGCCGTGGTGGTGATCGCCCGCACCAGCGGCCCCGGCGCATTTCAACTGACTGACCGCGTCGGTGTGGTACGCCCTGCCCATTGCACCGCACTCGGCAAGATCATCCTCGCGTCGTTGCGTCCGGAGCAGTTGAAACGATTTCTCGAACGCGTCGACCTGAAACCATCGACCGAGAAATCGATCACCGACGTTCCGGCGCTGATGCGCGAAATCGCGGAGATCAAGCACAGCGGCATCGCCTTCGACGATGGCGAGTTCAATCCGGAAGTGCGGTGCATCGCCGTGCCGGTGATGGATTTTACCGGCCAGACCGTCGGCGCGCTTGGCATATCCGGCCCGATCTGGCGGCTTTCCATTCAGGCGCTGCAAAATCACGCCAAGACGATACGGGCTGCGGCCAATCGGCTGTCCGCCGAATTTGGAGCCAAAGATATCGCGAAATCCACCTGAGGACGAAGCCGGCGCCCGCATTTGGCGTTGACAGGAACCTCCGCGTCCGGAAATATCATCCGACAATAGAAAAACGTCTCTCACATTCTCGCATACGCGGATTGAAGGGGGACATCGCGGAAAACGCCCTTTGGGAGGAGACCAACGATGACCCGCTACAGCCGACGTACACTTTTGAAGGGGGGCGCCGCCTTTGCCGGCGCATCGGCACTTGGCTTTCCGGCGATCGTCCGCGCCCAGGCCAGCACGATCAAGATCGGCCATGTGACGCCGCTGACCGGATTTCTCGGCGCGATCGGCAGCTATGCCCAGCTGGGCGTGAAACTGGCTGCGGAAGAGATCAATCAGGCCGGCGGCATCATGGGCAAGCAGATCGACCTGATGTCGGAAGACTCGGTCAATCCCGCCACCGCCGCTACCAAGGCGCAGCGCATGCTCGAGCAGGACGGCGCCGTGGTGCTGCTTGGCGAAATCTCGTCGGCATCCTCGCTCACCATCATGCAGGTCGCCGAACGCAACAAGAAGGTGTTCTTCTCGACCGGTGCCCGCTCCGACGCATTGCGCGGCAAGAGCTGCAACCGCTACTCCTTCCACTGCGACATCCCGAACACGGTGATGGTCAATGCCGTCGGCACCGCGCTGCTGCAAAAAGGCATGGTGAAGGACAAGAAGTTCTTCACACTCACCGCCGACTACATTTTCGGCCACGACCTGCTGAAGGCGGCCAAGACCTTCTTCGCCGCCAACAATGCCAACCTGATCGGCGACGAATTGATCGCGACCGACGTCACCGACTTCAGCCCCTATCTCCTGAAGATCCGGCAGGCCAAACCGGACGTGGTGTGCTGCAACCTTGCCGGCAATCAGGTGACCAACCTGGTCAAGCAATATGCCGAGTTCGGATTCCCCTACCCGCTGGTCGGCTTCAATCTCAATACCGGCGATGCCTGGGCCGCCGGCGAGGGCAATCTCAGCGGCACCTGGCCGACCGTCTGGTATCACACGCTCGACAATCCCGCCTCCAAGGCCTTTGTCGCCGCCTTCAGCAAGAAATACGGCAAGCCCCCGGAAAACCACGCCTGGATCGACTACATCACGCTGAAGCTGCTGGCGCAGGCGATGAACGAGCTCAAGTCGACCGACAGCGAAGCGCTGATCGCACATTTCGAGAAGCAGACGCAGTTCGACATCATGAAGGCCCGCAAGGGCTATTTCCGCAACTGGGACCACCAACTGGTTCAGGAGGCCTACCCGTTCACGGTGAAGCCGAAGAACGAGATGAAGGACAAGTGGGACATGCTTGTGCTCGGCGACGCCGTACCGGTGCCGAGCGAGCCGCTGGAAAAGATCTACCCGACCAAAGCGCAGAATCCCTGCGAGATGAAGGCATAGCGCACCGCTTCGCGCGCTTGACTTCGTTGGCGTCAACGGCGCCGGCACCAAAGGGCCGGCGCCGCTTTTTCTGGAGCCATTTCCGTTCCGATTGAATCGAAACGAGGCTCTATCTCTCGTTTGACGCGTTTTCCTCACGCGAGCCGGTGCTTCGCTGGAAAACGCTCTAAGGCAGCGGAACACATATGCAGTTCGGGTTTTTGCTGGAGCAGGTGGTGAATGGCCTCGTGCTCGGAGGCTATTATCTGCTGATCGCGCTCGGGCTGTCGCTGATCTTTAGCGTCGGCGGCGTGGTCAACCTGGCGCATGGCGCGTTCTATGCGCTCGGCGCCTATGTCTCGGTCGAAATCACCAAGTATCTCGGCTTCGGGCCCGCCGTGGTGCTGTCGCCGATCGCGGTCGCGATGCTGGGCATCCTGTTCGAACGGTTCATCCTGCGCCGCTTCTATACCGCCGATCCGATCCTCAGCCTGCTGGTGACCTTCGGCCTTGCCATGGTCGCCGAGCAGGCGATCCGCATCGTCTGGGGCGCGCCGCCGCTGTCGGCGTCGATCCCGCCGGTGTTTCGCGGCTCCGTCATCCTCGGTGATTTCCTGTTCTCGCGCTATCGCCTGCTGATCCTTGCCGTGGTCGCGGCGATACTGCTCGCGGTCTGGCTGCTGCTGCACAAGACCTCGTTCGGCCGCGTGGTGCGCGCCGGCATCCAGCGGCCGGACATGGTGGCCGCGCTCGGCATCCGGCTGCAGCCCTACATGACCGCCATCGTCATGCTCGGCGTCGGCATGGCCGCGATGGGCGGCGCGTTCTTTGCACCGATCACCATCGTGCACCCGGCGATGGGCGCCGAGATCATCACCGTCGCCTTTGTCGTTGTCGTGATCGGCGGCCTCGGCAGCTTCTGGGGCGTCGTGCTCGCCGCCATGCTGGTCGGCGTCGTGCGCGGCATCACCATCCATTTCGCACCCGCCGCTGGCGAAGCATCGATCTACATCCTGATGTTCCTGATCCTGCTGGTGCGGCCGCGCGGCCTGCTGGGCGAGCGTATCGAGAAATTCGAATGACCACTGCATCGCCGATGTCGAAATACCGGCAATTGTTACTGGCAACCCTCGCGCTGATCGTGCTGCCATTCGGCCTGCAGGCGCTCGGCCTGTCGCTCAACACCGGAATCATGGTGGTGGTGGTGGCGATCGCCACCATGGGGCTCAACCTCTGCGTCGGCTATACCGGCCTCGTCTCGTTCGGCCACGGCACCTGGTTCGGCATCGGCGCCTATGCCGCGGGCCTGATCCAGCTCCACTGGTTCGGCGGCCAGATCTGGCTGCCGCTGCTGCTGTCGATGGTCGCGGTCGCGATCTCCTCGACCGTCGTCGGCGTCATCATCCTGCGCCGCCGCGGCGTCTACTTCTCGCTGCTGACGCTGGCGCTCGCTGCGTTGACCTACACCACCGCGTTCCGCTGGACCGCCGTCACCGGTGGCGAGGACGGACTCGGCGGATTGAAGCGCGGCAGCATCGGACCGTTCAGCCTCGACAATGCGCTGACCTATTACATCGTCGTCGCGCTGATCGGGCTCGGCGTGCTCTATCTGCTGCTGCGCCTGGTGCGATCGCCGTTCGGCCATGTGCTGGTGGCGATCCGCGAGAACCAGCTGCGCGCCACCTTCCAGGGCTATCCGGTCGAGCGCTACAAGCTCGCCGTGTTCGTGATATCGGCTGCGGTGACCGGACTCGCCGGCGCGCTGGTCGGATTCCAGAACTACCTGGTTTCGGCCGAAGCGGTCTCGGTGCCGTTTTCCGGCGAGTTGCTCGCAATCGTCGTGATCGGCGGCATGCGCAGTATGCTGGGGCCCGCGCTCGGCGCACTGTTCTTCTTCCTGTTCCGCGAGCTGTTTTCGATCTGGACCACGGACTGGCTGCTCTGGTTCGGACTGATCTTCGTTGCCTTCGTGCTGTATTCGCCGGGTGGCCTCGTCGGTATCTGGGCCACGCTGAGCCGGCGCTGGTGGCCGGTACCGGAAGAATCCGCGGCCATGAGCCGGCGCAAGATCTACGAAGGCCTGCCGCTGCCGGATTTCCTGCGACCGGAGAGCCTCAAGGGCACGGTGCTCGAGGTCAAGGGCATCGCCAAGCATTTCGGCGGCATCCGCGCCGTCTCCGGCGCCAGCCTCGAGGTCGGCGCCGGTGAAATCCACGCGCTGAT
The genomic region above belongs to Bradyrhizobium sediminis and contains:
- a CDS encoding FAD-dependent oxidoreductase → MMPASDAYDVIVIGAGAGGMTAAAVAAAEGLSVLLIEKTEFVGGTTAWSGGMIWIPDNALMKRAGLPDSRSDAADYLVSTVPEIENAELRETFLSRGPEAIEYLETNTEIRLQPVKVYPDYYPDKPGATAGGRVLEPVSFDGARLGEKFGRLRPPLPEFTLFGGMMVNRLDIPHLRKIGRSLRSTLRSLRLISQYALQRLRAPRGTTLHLGNALAARLYVSLLARNVDILFGTSVEQLLIDGDAVCGVRIKGPSGARSIAAHRGVVLATGGFSHDAELRKRFFPEAAGSISATSPAGTGDGLRLAMAGGADIGTCVADPAYWVPASLFRRADGSQGVFPHTVTDRAKPGVIAVNASGRRFVNEALSYHEFVRAMLADGNGTAERPFHLVCDRQFLWTYGLGRTRPFTWPIRRYVESGELIEASSIEALADSIGVERSALSGTVDRYNADARQGLDPEFGRGSTIYQRHLGDAGHLPNSCVAPIEQAPFYALRIYPADLGTAVGLKTDIHARVLGKNGAPIAGLYACGNDMGSIMNGNYPGPGITLGPALTFGYIAGRHLAQTDAMPSARQGGQA
- a CDS encoding IclR family transcriptional regulator, translated to MKSVRPRTKPKANEKPASPRKAAIAKLVKPPQADIDDDADDRQRGGGVQSLGRAFAILEEVARHRDGIGLADLSKLVGLHNSTTFHLAKTMVSLGYIRQEKDSKRYRVGRPLFALAASALDEIEMVNVATPVLEDLSRETEESAHFAVRMGDAVVVIARTSGPGAFQLTDRVGVVRPAHCTALGKIILASLRPEQLKRFLERVDLKPSTEKSITDVPALMREIAEIKHSGIAFDDGEFNPEVRCIAVPVMDFTGQTVGALGISGPIWRLSIQALQNHAKTIRAAANRLSAEFGAKDIAKST
- a CDS encoding thiamine pyrophosphate-binding protein, with product MAAGNTLNGAQVIVDYLIQEKVPQVFGLCGHGNIQFIDALYERSDELKTISVHHESVAGFMADVYYRVSGRPTATFTSCGPGSANLPISLGNAFLDSVPFLAVTGNVPTSQFNRGAFQELYRHYQADFPSTVRSYCKKVFQPTRGEMVPLAVRQAWKTMTTGRPGPVVLDVPFDVFMESAAEEAPNAKAWNGNISSRCGADPEGVVKAVDMLLGAERPVMIVGQGVRYGGAAEELLKLAERLQIPVAASASGLGAIDCNHPLALGLVARAGHYQANHATRQADVLLAMGMRFDDRTSSSWIPGYSFNIPPTRLIHVDIDPDEIGRNYPVALGLMADVRTFLRQVHVELDRRADLAKRADARKKWLAQIDTYRQEWDKFVAPGFSDDTTPINPQRAALEIDKALPEDAILVSDIGVHHNWLLSFCKPKRPDSLIGSMGFGPMGFGVAGVMGAKFAAPDRPCVSVCGDGAFFMHANVLGTAVEYNLPVVWVVWNNYAYASIRGLQRGYLGGRELATDFHDPTTGARYNPDFAAMARSCGVEGVRVDRAGDIGEAIRKGIAANKPYLIDVDIAADINPAGAGIWELPGLGRSKPGIGTRFDPT
- a CDS encoding SDR family oxidoreductase, with translation MLLAGKKVVVVGGSSGIGLATAELAKREGADVIIASRNADRLNAVAEKSGMKAIPADVTSDESVASLFRACGQIDHVVVTAAQLRTGPFKTVAMEDVRATMEGKFWGAWRVARSADIRPGGSLTLVSGFLSVRPRPNSAIVGAANGAIESLARSLALELAPVRVNAVSPGIIDTPIRAAMPEEARRDMLAKTAAGLPVGRVGVGEDIARQILAFMTIGFATGSIVYIDGGALIA
- a CDS encoding branched-chain amino acid ABC transporter permease, whose translation is MQFGFLLEQVVNGLVLGGYYLLIALGLSLIFSVGGVVNLAHGAFYALGAYVSVEITKYLGFGPAVVLSPIAVAMLGILFERFILRRFYTADPILSLLVTFGLAMVAEQAIRIVWGAPPLSASIPPVFRGSVILGDFLFSRYRLLILAVVAAILLAVWLLLHKTSFGRVVRAGIQRPDMVAALGIRLQPYMTAIVMLGVGMAAMGGAFFAPITIVHPAMGAEIITVAFVVVVIGGLGSFWGVVLAAMLVGVVRGITIHFAPAAGEASIYILMFLILLVRPRGLLGERIEKFE
- a CDS encoding ABC transporter substrate-binding protein, translating into MTRYSRRTLLKGGAAFAGASALGFPAIVRAQASTIKIGHVTPLTGFLGAIGSYAQLGVKLAAEEINQAGGIMGKQIDLMSEDSVNPATAATKAQRMLEQDGAVVLLGEISSASSLTIMQVAERNKKVFFSTGARSDALRGKSCNRYSFHCDIPNTVMVNAVGTALLQKGMVKDKKFFTLTADYIFGHDLLKAAKTFFAANNANLIGDELIATDVTDFSPYLLKIRQAKPDVVCCNLAGNQVTNLVKQYAEFGFPYPLVGFNLNTGDAWAAGEGNLSGTWPTVWYHTLDNPASKAFVAAFSKKYGKPPENHAWIDYITLKLLAQAMNELKSTDSEALIAHFEKQTQFDIMKARKGYFRNWDHQLVQEAYPFTVKPKNEMKDKWDMLVLGDAVPVPSEPLEKIYPTKAQNPCEMKA
- a CDS encoding cupin domain-containing protein: MASESSGAFIRNIAEVPWREFPNHFGGALSKPLVMPETAGSRHLDYRISMYQPMAHVARHKHRVQEQIYHVLEGEGLMEIAGKNHVVRKHDFIFLPPGVEHAISNSGLVDLVFLVITSPVTDEGKVD